The Streptomyces sp. NL15-2K genome contains a region encoding:
- a CDS encoding 2-hydroxyacid dehydrogenase — MEILAFGVQADEKPLIENAFEGHHDTRCLDVFLNEDTAPVAAGYEVISTSVNADLGPRVLETLAAGGTRMIAQPSTGFNNIDLDVAERLGMTVARVSYYSPYSVAEFAWTLAMAVNRRVVRASARTRDFDFRLDGLMGRDMYGRTAGVLGTGKIGEAFARIAHGFGMRLFGWDIAENPVCVELGMRYVPKEQLLAESDLVTLHVPLMPETRHLIDATALKAMKDDAILVNSSRGCLIDTAALVTELRAGRFSGVGLDVYEAEAGLFFLGKSLHAIEDDTLARLVTFPNVLVTSHQAYYTEDAVGQIVDATVRNVLDYTTGRRSENVLVPRS, encoded by the coding sequence GTGGAGATTCTCGCTTTCGGTGTTCAAGCAGATGAAAAGCCCCTGATCGAGAATGCCTTCGAAGGCCACCACGACACCCGCTGCCTGGACGTCTTCCTCAACGAGGACACCGCCCCCGTCGCGGCCGGCTACGAGGTGATCTCCACCAGCGTCAACGCCGATCTCGGCCCCCGCGTCCTGGAGACCCTCGCGGCCGGCGGCACGCGGATGATCGCCCAGCCCTCCACCGGCTTCAACAACATCGACCTCGACGTCGCCGAGCGCCTCGGCATGACGGTCGCCCGGGTCTCGTACTACTCGCCGTACTCGGTCGCCGAGTTCGCCTGGACCCTCGCCATGGCCGTCAACCGCCGTGTCGTACGGGCCTCCGCCCGCACCCGCGACTTCGACTTCCGCCTCGACGGCCTGATGGGCCGTGACATGTACGGCCGCACCGCGGGCGTCCTCGGGACGGGCAAGATCGGCGAGGCGTTCGCCCGGATCGCCCACGGCTTCGGCATGCGGCTGTTCGGCTGGGACATCGCGGAGAACCCTGTCTGCGTGGAACTCGGCATGCGGTACGTCCCCAAGGAGCAGCTCCTCGCCGAATCCGACCTGGTCACCCTGCACGTCCCGCTGATGCCGGAGACCAGGCACCTCATCGACGCGACCGCCCTGAAGGCGATGAAGGACGACGCGATCCTGGTGAACTCCAGCCGCGGCTGCCTGATCGACACCGCGGCCCTGGTCACCGAGCTGCGCGCGGGCCGCTTCTCCGGCGTCGGCCTCGACGTGTACGAGGCGGAAGCCGGGCTGTTCTTCCTCGGCAAGTCCCTGCACGCCATCGAGGACGACACCCTGGCCCGCCTCGTCACCTTCCCGAACGTTCTGGTCACATCCCACCAGGCGTACTACACCGAGGACGCCGTCGGCCAGATCGTCGACGCCACGGTGCGGAACGTCCTCGACTACACGACCGGCCGCCGCTCGGAGAACGTGCTGGTGCCGCGCAGCTGA
- a CDS encoding response regulator transcription factor, whose product MSEQQGPIKVMVVDDHPMWRDAVARDLSESGFEVVATAGDGDQAVRRAKAAAPDVLVLDLNLPAKPGVQVCKELVGANPALRVLVLSASGEHADVLEAVKSGATGYLLKSASTEELLDAVRRTAVGDPVFTPGLAGLVLGEYRRLASEPVPAPDTGRPKAPELTDRETEVLRLVAKGLSYKQIAERLVISHRTVQNHVQNTLGKLQLHNRVELVRYAIERGLDEE is encoded by the coding sequence ATGAGTGAACAGCAGGGCCCGATCAAGGTCATGGTGGTCGACGACCACCCCATGTGGCGCGACGCCGTCGCCCGCGACCTGAGCGAGTCGGGCTTCGAGGTGGTCGCCACCGCGGGCGACGGCGACCAGGCCGTGCGCCGTGCCAAGGCCGCCGCGCCCGACGTGCTCGTGCTCGACCTGAACCTGCCCGCCAAGCCCGGCGTCCAGGTCTGCAAGGAACTCGTCGGCGCCAACCCGGCGCTGCGCGTCCTGGTCCTGTCCGCGAGCGGCGAGCACGCCGACGTACTGGAGGCGGTGAAGTCCGGCGCCACCGGCTATCTGCTGAAGTCGGCGTCGACCGAGGAACTGCTCGACGCGGTCCGCCGCACGGCCGTCGGCGACCCGGTCTTCACCCCCGGCCTGGCCGGCCTCGTCCTCGGCGAGTACCGCCGCCTCGCCTCCGAGCCGGTACCCGCGCCCGACACCGGCCGGCCCAAGGCTCCGGAGCTCACCGACCGCGAGACCGAGGTGCTGCGCCTGGTCGCCAAGGGCCTGAGCTACAAGCAGATCGCCGAACGACTCGTCATCTCCCACCGCACGGTCCAGAACCACGTCCAGAACACCCTCGGCAAGCTCCAGTTGCACAACCGCGTGGAGCTCGTGCGGTACGCGATAGAGCGCGGCCTCGACGAGGAGTAG
- a CDS encoding alpha/beta fold hydrolase — protein sequence MPVLPGAEPFRHEGGEAGVLLCHGFTGSPQSLRPWAEYLAERGLTVALPLLPGHGTRWEDMQLTGWQDWYAEVDRELRALRERCTRVFVAGLSMGATLALRLAAKHGDAVDGIVVVNPANRMHGLAAYALPVAHHVVRATKGIANDIAKEGSVELGYDRVPLRAAHSLRAFFRLVDGELPQVTQPLLVLRSAQDHVVPAADAARVLSRVSSTDVQEIVLEQSYHVATLDHDADRIFEESLAFIGRLAPVIGKEGTAARG from the coding sequence GTGCCGGTCCTGCCCGGAGCCGAGCCGTTCCGCCATGAGGGCGGAGAGGCGGGTGTCCTCCTCTGCCATGGTTTCACCGGTTCCCCCCAGTCGCTGCGCCCCTGGGCGGAGTATCTCGCCGAGCGCGGCCTGACCGTCGCGCTGCCGCTGCTGCCCGGGCACGGCACGCGCTGGGAGGACATGCAGCTCACCGGCTGGCAGGACTGGTACGCGGAGGTGGACCGCGAGCTGCGCGCCCTGCGGGAGCGCTGCACGCGGGTGTTCGTGGCGGGCCTGTCGATGGGCGCCACGCTGGCCCTGCGGCTCGCGGCCAAGCACGGGGACGCGGTGGACGGCATCGTGGTCGTCAACCCCGCCAACCGCATGCACGGCCTGGCCGCGTACGCCCTTCCGGTGGCCCACCACGTCGTCCGCGCGACGAAGGGCATCGCCAATGACATCGCCAAGGAGGGCAGCGTCGAGCTGGGGTACGACCGGGTGCCGCTGCGCGCCGCGCACTCCCTGCGCGCCTTCTTCCGGCTGGTCGACGGCGAGCTTCCGCAGGTCACTCAGCCGCTGCTGGTCCTGCGCAGCGCCCAGGACCACGTGGTACCGGCGGCCGACGCCGCGCGCGTGCTGAGCCGGGTGTCGTCGACGGACGTACAGGAGATCGTGCTGGAACAGAGTTACCACGTCGCGACGTTGGACCACGACGCGGACCGGATCTTCGAGGAGAGCCTCGCGTTCATCGGCCGGCTCGCACCCGTCATCGGCAAGGAAGGGACGGCCGCACGTGGCTGA
- a CDS encoding ROK family glucokinase → MGLTIGVDIGGTKIAAGVVDEEGNILSTHKVPTPSTPEAIVDAIASAVEGARAGHEIVGVGIGAAGYVNRQRSTVYFAPNIDWRQEPLKEKVEARVGLPVVVENDANAAAWGEYKFGAGKGHRNVICITLGTGLGGGIIIGNKLRRGHFGVAAEFGHIRMVPDGLLCGCGSQGCWEQYASGRALVRYARQRANATPERAEVLLSLGDGSPEGIEGKHISMAARQGDPVAVDSYRELARWAGAGLADLASLFDPSAFIVGGGLSDEGDLVLDPIRKSYKRWLVGGNWRPVADVIAAQLGNEAGLVGAADLAREPDPIM, encoded by the coding sequence ATGGGACTCACCATCGGCGTCGACATCGGCGGCACGAAGATCGCGGCCGGCGTGGTCGACGAGGAAGGCAACATCCTCTCGACCCACAAGGTGCCGACCCCCAGCACGCCCGAGGCCATCGTGGACGCCATCGCCTCGGCGGTGGAGGGCGCGCGCGCCGGGCACGAGATCGTCGGCGTGGGTATCGGCGCCGCCGGTTACGTCAACCGTCAGCGCTCCACGGTCTACTTCGCGCCCAACATCGACTGGCGCCAGGAGCCGCTGAAGGAGAAGGTCGAGGCCCGCGTGGGCCTCCCGGTCGTCGTGGAGAACGACGCCAACGCGGCCGCGTGGGGCGAGTACAAGTTCGGCGCCGGCAAGGGCCACCGCAACGTCATCTGCATCACGCTCGGCACCGGCCTGGGCGGCGGCATCATCATCGGCAACAAGCTGCGCCGCGGCCACTTCGGCGTGGCCGCCGAGTTCGGCCACATCCGCATGGTCCCGGACGGCCTGCTGTGCGGCTGCGGCTCGCAGGGCTGCTGGGAGCAGTACGCCTCGGGGCGCGCGCTGGTGAGATACGCCCGGCAGCGCGCCAACGCCACCCCCGAGCGCGCCGAGGTGCTGCTGTCCCTCGGTGACGGCAGCCCCGAGGGCATCGAGGGCAAGCACATCTCCATGGCCGCCCGCCAGGGCGACCCGGTCGCCGTCGACTCCTACCGCGAGCTCGCCCGCTGGGCCGGCGCCGGCCTCGCCGACCTCGCCTCCCTCTTCGACCCTTCCGCCTTCATCGTCGGCGGCGGCCTCTCCGACGAGGGCGACCTGGTCCTCGACCCGATCCGCAAGTCCTACAAGCGCTGGCTGGTCGGCGGCAACTGGCGCCCGGTCGCGGACGTGATCGCGGCGCAGCTGGGCAACGAGGCCGGGCTGGTGGGGGCGGCGGACCTGGCCCGGGAGCCCGACCCGATCATGTAA
- a CDS encoding DUF5304 domain-containing protein, producing the protein MSEELPPSDAWGSPRSSEVESGGKSEAVDEVRATDADAWATACAEDLAAEKARRRAEYGPPPGSAAEELRKLVDTVADKLSGLQSPLFGAVAGPAAQQVVKQVVQQAKAAVEPVIERNPDVFDHLAAAGNELLAAYRSAVQAQEQRWTSRETDPRDLDEARRDPGDEAGPGQRIDLD; encoded by the coding sequence ATGAGCGAAGAGCTCCCCCCGTCCGACGCGTGGGGGTCCCCCCGCTCGAGCGAAGTCGAGAGTGGGGGAAAGAGCGAGGCCGTCGACGAGGTGCGGGCGACCGATGCCGACGCCTGGGCGACGGCGTGCGCCGAGGACCTCGCGGCCGAGAAGGCCCGCCGCCGTGCCGAGTACGGCCCGCCGCCGGGCTCGGCCGCCGAGGAGCTGCGCAAGCTCGTCGACACCGTCGCGGACAAGCTGTCCGGCCTGCAGTCCCCGCTGTTCGGCGCGGTCGCCGGGCCCGCCGCCCAGCAGGTGGTCAAGCAGGTCGTGCAGCAGGCCAAGGCGGCCGTCGAGCCCGTCATCGAACGCAATCCGGACGTCTTCGACCATCTCGCCGCCGCCGGGAACGAACTGCTCGCCGCCTACCGCTCCGCCGTCCAGGCCCAGGAGCAGCGCTGGACGAGCCGCGAGACCGACCCGCGCGACCTGGACGAGGCCCGCCGCGACCCGGGCGACGAGGCCGGTCCCGGCCAGCGCATCGACCTGGACTGA
- a CDS encoding endonuclease/exonuclease/phosphatase family protein: MATPPLPTSHTESDGSAVIRVLSYNIRSMRDDTHALARVITACAPDLVLVQEAPRFFRWRKKLARLAAASGQVILTGGGTAAGPAILCSLRATVERTEDVLLPLTPGEHRRGFATAVVRFGGARLGVLSCHLSLRQDERYEQGGMLLDRLAGMGVEHAVAGGDLNERPAGRTFARLTEGLQDCWATAPWGSEDTWTRTAPAQRIDAIFATKGIEVLGCGVPLGHPGVTESDLRAATDHLPVLAALRIPAG, from the coding sequence ATGGCGACGCCCCCACTCCCCACCTCCCATACCGAATCCGACGGTTCAGCCGTCATCCGCGTCCTCAGCTACAACATCCGCTCTATGCGCGACGACACCCACGCCCTCGCCCGCGTGATCACCGCCTGCGCCCCCGACCTGGTCCTCGTGCAAGAAGCCCCCCGCTTCTTCCGCTGGCGCAAGAAGCTGGCCCGGCTCGCGGCGGCGTCCGGGCAGGTGATCCTCACCGGGGGCGGCACGGCCGCGGGCCCGGCGATCCTCTGCTCGCTGCGGGCGACCGTCGAGCGCACCGAGGACGTCCTGCTGCCGCTCACTCCGGGAGAGCACCGGCGCGGCTTCGCGACCGCGGTCGTACGGTTCGGCGGCGCCCGGCTCGGCGTGCTGAGCTGCCACCTCTCGCTGCGGCAGGACGAACGGTACGAGCAGGGCGGCATGCTCCTCGACCGGCTCGCCGGGATGGGCGTGGAGCACGCGGTCGCGGGCGGCGACCTCAACGAACGCCCCGCCGGCCGCACCTTCGCCCGTCTCACCGAGGGCCTCCAGGACTGCTGGGCCACGGCCCCCTGGGGCAGCGAGGACACCTGGACCCGCACCGCCCCCGCTCAGCGCATCGACGCGATCTTCGCCACGAAGGGCATCGAGGTACTGGGCTGCGGAGTGCCCCTTGGGCACCCAGGGGTGACGGAGAGCGACTTGAGGGCAGCCACGGACCACCTTCCGGTCCTGGCCGCCCTCAGAATTCCGGCCGGCTAG
- a CDS encoding 6-phosphofructokinase: MRVGVLTGGGDCPGLNAVIRAIVRKGVQEYGYEFVGFRDGWRGPLENDTVRLDIPTVRGILPRGGTILGASRTNPLLQENGSRRIKESLAKLEVEALITIGGEDTLGVAARLSDEYGVPCVGVPKTIDNDLSATDYTFGFDTAVGIATEAIDRLHTTAESHMRVLVVEVMGRHAGWIALHSGLAGGANVILIPEQRFDVQEVCGWVTSRFKASYAPIVVVAEGAMPKDGDMVLKDGSLDSFGHVRLSGVGEWLAKEIERRTGKEARTTVLGHVQRGGTPSAFDRWLATRFGLHAIDCVRDGDFGTMVALRGTDIVRVPIAEATAKLKTVDPKLYEEVGVFFG, translated from the coding sequence ATGCGCGTCGGAGTACTGACCGGAGGCGGCGACTGCCCCGGACTCAACGCCGTCATCCGGGCCATCGTCCGCAAGGGCGTACAGGAGTACGGTTACGAATTCGTCGGCTTCCGGGACGGCTGGCGAGGCCCCCTCGAAAACGACACGGTACGCCTCGACATCCCCACGGTGCGCGGCATCCTGCCCCGTGGTGGCACCATCCTCGGCGCCTCGCGCACCAATCCGCTTCTGCAGGAGAACGGCAGCCGGCGGATCAAGGAGAGCCTCGCCAAGCTGGAGGTCGAGGCGCTCATCACGATCGGCGGCGAGGACACCCTCGGCGTGGCCGCCCGACTGTCCGACGAGTACGGCGTGCCCTGCGTCGGCGTGCCGAAGACGATCGACAACGACCTGTCCGCCACCGACTACACCTTCGGCTTCGACACCGCGGTCGGCATCGCGACGGAGGCGATCGACCGCCTGCACACCACCGCCGAGTCCCATATGCGCGTCCTCGTCGTCGAGGTGATGGGCCGGCACGCCGGCTGGATCGCCCTCCACTCCGGTCTGGCCGGCGGGGCCAACGTCATCCTCATCCCCGAGCAGCGCTTCGACGTCCAGGAGGTGTGCGGCTGGGTGACCTCCCGCTTCAAGGCGTCGTACGCTCCCATCGTCGTCGTCGCGGAGGGCGCGATGCCCAAGGACGGCGACATGGTCCTCAAGGACGGGTCGCTGGACTCCTTCGGACATGTCCGGCTGTCCGGGGTCGGCGAGTGGCTGGCCAAGGAGATCGAGCGCCGCACCGGCAAGGAGGCCCGTACGACGGTCCTCGGGCACGTCCAGCGCGGCGGCACACCCAGCGCCTTCGACCGCTGGCTCGCCACCCGCTTCGGCCTGCACGCCATCGACTGCGTCCGCGACGGCGACTTCGGCACGATGGTCGCCCTGCGCGGCACGGACATCGTGCGCGTGCCGATCGCTGAGGCCACGGCCAAGCTGAAGACGGTGGATCCGAAGCTGTACGAGGAGGTCGGCGTCTTCTTCGGCTGA
- a CDS encoding anthranilate synthase family protein — translation MNLLDLPHDPRPFALLRRRTPGQEHDTVELLVGPVTTCDRLADLPDEGLALVPFRQIRERGFDVRDDGTPLAVLTPEETYEIPLAEALAQLPAHDVRVEGGGFDVADEEYAEIVGRVLREEIGAGEGANFVIRRTYEGRIPGYGRADALGLFRRLLEGERGAYWTFVVHTGDRTLVGASPEVHVRMSGGTVVMNPISGTYRYPAEGPTPEHLLGFLADGKEIEELSMVVDEELKMMCTVGDMGGVVVGPRLKEMAHLAHTEYELRGKSSLDAREVLKETMFAATVTGSPVQNACRVIERHEVGGRGYYAGALALLGRDSGGAQTLDSPILIRTADIDADGRLRVPVGATLVRGSDPAGEVAETHAKAAGVLAALGVRPSRPRAEHGRPRLADDPRVRAALDGRRASLAPFWLRMQKRADELTGHALVVDGEDTFTAMLAHVLRSSGLEVTVRRYDEPGLRETVLAHEGPIVLGPGPGDPSDTADAKMRFLRALTAEVIRDNRHGVLGVCLGHELIAAELGLEIVRKEVPYQGAQTQIDLFGRDETVGFYNSFVASCDDEAARELAAHDVEVSRNASGEVHALRGLCRAGGAPMNAVAGVQFHPESVLTLNGAAIVRELVGQLRGTSTFSERRPVV, via the coding sequence ATGAACCTGCTGGACCTGCCCCACGACCCGCGCCCGTTCGCCCTGCTCCGCCGCCGCACCCCGGGCCAGGAGCACGACACGGTCGAGCTCCTGGTCGGCCCCGTCACCACGTGCGACCGCCTCGCCGATCTCCCCGACGAGGGCCTGGCACTGGTCCCCTTCCGGCAGATCCGCGAGCGCGGCTTCGACGTCCGCGACGACGGGACACCGCTCGCGGTGCTGACCCCCGAGGAGACGTACGAGATTCCGCTCGCCGAGGCCCTCGCCCAGCTGCCCGCGCACGACGTACGGGTCGAGGGCGGCGGTTTCGACGTGGCCGACGAGGAGTACGCGGAGATCGTCGGGCGCGTGCTGCGGGAGGAGATCGGGGCGGGCGAGGGCGCGAACTTCGTCATCCGGCGGACGTACGAGGGCCGGATCCCGGGGTACGGACGCGCCGACGCCCTCGGCCTCTTCCGGCGGCTCCTGGAGGGCGAGCGGGGCGCGTACTGGACGTTCGTCGTGCACACCGGCGATCGGACCCTGGTCGGCGCCAGCCCCGAGGTGCACGTGCGGATGTCCGGCGGCACGGTCGTCATGAACCCGATCAGCGGGACGTACCGATATCCGGCCGAAGGGCCGACGCCGGAGCACCTGCTCGGCTTCCTCGCCGACGGCAAGGAGATCGAGGAGCTGTCGATGGTCGTCGACGAGGAGCTCAAGATGATGTGCACGGTCGGCGACATGGGCGGGGTCGTGGTCGGGCCCCGGCTGAAGGAGATGGCGCACCTCGCGCACACCGAGTACGAGTTGCGCGGGAAGTCCTCGCTGGACGCGCGGGAGGTGCTGAAGGAGACCATGTTCGCGGCGACCGTCACCGGCTCGCCCGTGCAGAACGCCTGCCGGGTGATCGAGCGGCACGAGGTCGGTGGCCGCGGCTACTACGCGGGCGCCCTGGCGCTTCTGGGGCGCGACTCCGGCGGTGCCCAGACGCTCGACTCCCCGATCCTCATCCGTACCGCCGACATCGACGCCGACGGGCGGCTGCGGGTGCCGGTCGGTGCCACGCTGGTGCGCGGCTCGGACCCGGCGGGCGAGGTCGCGGAGACGCACGCCAAGGCGGCGGGGGTGCTGGCGGCTTTGGGCGTACGGCCGTCCCGGCCCCGTGCGGAACACGGGCGCCCCCGGTTGGCCGACGACCCCCGGGTGCGCGCCGCGCTGGACGGGCGCCGGGCCTCGCTGGCGCCGTTCTGGCTGCGGATGCAGAAGCGGGCGGATGAGCTGACCGGGCACGCCCTGGTCGTCGACGGGGAGGACACCTTCACGGCGATGCTCGCGCACGTGCTGCGGTCGAGCGGCCTCGAGGTGACCGTCCGCCGGTACGACGAGCCGGGGCTGCGGGAGACGGTACTCGCGCACGAGGGGCCGATCGTGCTCGGCCCGGGCCCGGGCGACCCCTCCGACACCGCCGATGCCAAGATGCGGTTCCTGCGCGCCCTCACCGCCGAGGTGATCCGGGACAACCGGCACGGCGTGCTGGGCGTCTGCCTCGGGCACGAGCTGATCGCGGCCGAGCTGGGGCTGGAGATCGTACGGAAGGAAGTGCCGTACCAGGGCGCGCAGACGCAGATCGACCTGTTCGGACGCGACGAGACCGTCGGGTTCTACAACAGCTTCGTGGCGAGCTGCGACGACGAGGCGGCGCGGGAGCTGGCCGCGCACGACGTGGAGGTGAGCCGGAACGCTTCGGGTGAGGTCCACGCGCTGCGCGGGCTATGTCGTGCCGGAGGCGCGCCAATGAATGCAGTCGCGGGCGTGCAGTTCCATCCGGAGTCCGTGCTCACGCTGAACGGCGCGGCGATCGTACGGGAGTTGGTGGGTCAGCTGCGCGGCACCAGCACGTTCTCCGAGCGGCGGCCGGTCGTGTAG
- a CDS encoding lysophospholipid acyltransferase family protein — MKLTVGGPLKAAFRPWVEGIEHIPAEGPAILASNHLSFSDSFFLPAVLDRKVTFIAKAEYFTTPGVKGRLTAAFFKGLGQLPVDRSGARGAGEAAIKAGIEVLERGELFGIYPEGTRSPDGRLYRGKPGGLARVALATGAPVIPVAMIDTEKIQPPGKVMPKLMRPGIRIGEPLDFSRYQGMEHDRFVLRALTDEVMYEIMKLSGQEYVDMYATAAKRQIAEAAKAEREAEKAAKAALTQAAKDQAAKQQPES, encoded by the coding sequence ATGAAGCTGACCGTCGGAGGGCCGCTGAAGGCTGCCTTCAGGCCCTGGGTGGAAGGCATCGAGCACATCCCGGCCGAGGGCCCCGCGATCCTGGCGAGCAACCACCTGTCCTTCTCGGACTCGTTCTTCCTGCCCGCGGTCCTCGACCGCAAGGTCACCTTCATCGCGAAGGCCGAGTACTTCACCACGCCCGGCGTGAAGGGCCGGCTGACGGCCGCCTTCTTCAAGGGCCTCGGCCAGCTCCCCGTGGACCGCTCCGGCGCGCGTGGCGCGGGCGAGGCGGCCATCAAGGCCGGCATAGAGGTGCTGGAGCGCGGTGAGCTGTTCGGCATCTACCCGGAGGGCACGCGCTCGCCCGACGGCCGCCTGTACCGCGGCAAGCCGGGAGGCCTCGCGCGCGTGGCGCTCGCCACCGGCGCGCCCGTGATCCCGGTCGCCATGATCGACACGGAGAAGATCCAGCCGCCGGGGAAGGTGATGCCCAAGCTGATGCGGCCGGGCATCCGCATCGGTGAGCCGCTGGACTTCAGCCGCTACCAGGGCATGGAGCACGACCGTTTCGTGCTGCGCGCGCTGACCGACGAGGTCATGTACGAGATCATGAAGCTCTCCGGCCAGGAGTACGTCGACATGTACGCGACGGCCGCCAAGCGGCAGATCGCGGAGGCGGCGAAGGCCGAGAGGGAGGCGGAGAAGGCGGCGAAGGCCGCGCTCACGCAGGCGGCGAAGGATCAGGCGGCGAAGCAGCAGCCCGAGTCCTAG
- a CDS encoding DUF5931 domain-containing protein, with translation MAKRERVMRMSVEQPLWRALTAYRVLTMLYAIGLFATTYDEFARPWVAVAYFAVLAVWTLATLPRVANAASCTKRFLTADLTIALVGILLTPVADAHERVQSGGPTLPSIWTAGSVLAFAVKGGWRWAAFASTAVAVANLVERGAPARDTVHNVILVWVASIAIGYVVEVARASERTLARALEIEAATRERERLARDIHDSVLQVLAMVQRRGAVIGGEAAELGRMAGEQEVALRTLVSGGLVPVSRASEDEAEGAVVRVVEEPDEVGPVDLRALLAPYASAQVNLAEPGAPVSLPPTAARELAAAVGAALDNVRKHVGEHARAWILVEDEPDEVIVTVRDDGPGIPEGRLAQAEGEGRLGVALSIRGRLRELGGSAEVISVPGQGTEVELKVPKDAQVAARGKAERR, from the coding sequence GTGGCCAAGCGCGAGCGAGTGATGCGCATGTCGGTCGAGCAGCCGCTGTGGCGTGCGCTCACCGCGTACCGCGTCCTGACGATGCTGTACGCCATCGGCCTGTTCGCCACCACCTACGACGAGTTCGCCCGCCCCTGGGTCGCCGTCGCCTACTTCGCCGTCCTCGCGGTATGGACCCTGGCCACCCTCCCCAGGGTCGCCAACGCGGCCAGCTGCACCAAGCGCTTCCTCACCGCCGACCTCACCATCGCCCTCGTCGGCATCCTGCTCACGCCCGTCGCCGACGCCCACGAGCGGGTGCAGTCGGGCGGTCCGACCCTGCCGTCGATATGGACGGCGGGCTCCGTGCTGGCCTTCGCCGTCAAGGGCGGCTGGCGCTGGGCGGCGTTCGCCTCCACGGCGGTCGCCGTCGCCAACCTGGTCGAGCGCGGCGCCCCGGCCCGCGACACCGTGCACAACGTCATCCTCGTCTGGGTCGCCTCCATCGCCATCGGTTACGTCGTCGAGGTCGCCCGCGCCTCCGAGCGCACCCTCGCCCGCGCCCTGGAGATCGAGGCCGCCACGCGGGAGCGGGAGCGCCTGGCCCGGGACATCCACGACAGCGTGCTCCAGGTGCTGGCGATGGTGCAGCGGCGCGGCGCCGTCATCGGCGGCGAGGCGGCCGAGCTGGGGCGGATGGCCGGCGAGCAGGAGGTCGCCCTGCGCACCCTGGTCTCCGGTGGGCTGGTCCCCGTCTCCCGCGCGTCGGAGGACGAGGCCGAGGGGGCGGTCGTACGCGTGGTGGAGGAACCCGACGAGGTCGGCCCGGTCGATCTCCGCGCGCTGCTCGCCCCGTACGCCTCCGCGCAGGTCAACCTCGCCGAGCCCGGCGCTCCGGTGTCGCTGCCGCCGACGGCCGCGCGGGAGCTGGCGGCGGCCGTCGGGGCCGCCCTGGACAATGTCCGCAAGCACGTGGGGGAGCACGCGCGCGCGTGGATCCTCGTCGAGGACGAGCCCGACGAGGTGATCGTGACCGTACGGGACGACGGACCCGGCATCCCCGAGGGCAGGCTCGCGCAGGCGGAGGGGGAGGGGCGGCTCGGCGTGGCCCTGTCGATCCGGGGCCGGCTGCGGGAGCTCGGCGGCAGCGCGGAGGTGATCTCGGTGCCGGGGCAGGGAACGGAAGTCGAACTGAAAGTACCGAAGGACGCACAGGTGGCAGCACGGGGGAAGGCGGAGCGGCGATGA